From the Ilumatobacteraceae bacterium genome, the window CGACAGCGTACGCCGTGCCCGAGTTCGTTCCCGAACGGGTGGCGCCGCTCGACCAGCTGCGCCGGGTGATGGGGGAGTGGGTGGCCGAAGTCACCCACTCGGGCCATCTGGTGATCGTCCGAACGCCGCCGGGTTGCGCCCATGTGGTCGCCTCGGCGCTCGACCGGAGTGGTCTCGACGGCCTGTTGGGAACCGTCGCCGGTGACGACACCATGCTGTGCGTCGCGACCGAGGCGGTCGGCGGCGCACAGTTGGCCGCGGGTCTCCGCGACCTGGCCGGTATCGAAGGGACGCACGCATGAGCAGCGACAACGACAACGAGCAGCAGGGTGCCACGCTGTGGCACG encodes:
- the argR gene encoding arginine repressor; the encoded protein is MSKVQRQQAIARLIEHHAVTNQPQLVELLADEGIAATQATVSRDLDDLGAIKVRVPGGATAYAVPEFVPERVAPLDQLRRVMGEWVAEVTHSGHLVIVRTPPGCAHVVASALDRSGLDGLLGTVAGDDTMLCVATEAVGGAQLAAGLRDLAGIEGTHA